One region of Quercus lobata isolate SW786 chromosome 2, ValleyOak3.0 Primary Assembly, whole genome shotgun sequence genomic DNA includes:
- the LOC115975580 gene encoding probable galacturonosyltransferase 14 isoform X2: MQLHFSPSMRSITISSSSSNGFIDLMKIKVAARHISYRTLFHTILILAFLLPFVFILTAVVTLEGVNKCSSFDCLGRRLGPRFLGRGDDSGRQVRDLYKILHQVNTEEIPHGLKVPDSFSHLVSDMKNNQYDARTFAFVLRAMMEKFERDLRESRFSELMNKHFAASSIPKGIHCLSLRLTDEYSSNAHARKQLPPPELLPLLSNNSYHHFILSTDNILAASVVVTSTVQSSLKPEKIVFHVITDKKTYAGMHSWFALNPVSPAIVEVKGVHQFDWLTRENVPVLEAVENQNGIRDYYHGNHIAGANLSDTTPRRFASKLQARSPKYISLLNHLRIYIPELFPNLDKVVFLDDDVVIQRDLSPLWEINLGGKINGAVETCKGDDEWVMSKHFRNYFNFSHPLIAKHLDPDECAWAYGMNIFDLRAWRKTKIRETYHSWLKENLKSNLTMWKLGTLPPALIAFKGHLHPIDQSWHMLGLGYQSNTNIESVKKAAVIHYNGQSKPWLQIGFEHLRPFWTKYVNYSNDFIRNCHILES; this comes from the exons ATGCAGCTTCACTTCTCGCCCAGCATGAGAAGCATAACTATCTCTAGCAGCAGCAGCAATGGGTTTATTGACTTGATGAAGATCAAGGTCGCAGCTCGCCATATCTCTTATAGGACTCTCTTCCATACCATTCTAATCCTTGCTTTCTTGTTGCCCTTTGTCTTCATTCTCACTGCTGTTGTTACCCTTGAAGGTGTCAACAAGTGCTCCTCATTTG ATTGTTTAGGTAGGCGGTTAGGACCAAGGTTTCTTGGTAGGGGTGATGATTCAGGG AGACAGGTTAGAGACTTGTACAAGATTCTTCACCAGGTGAACACTGAGGAAATCCCACATGGTCTAAAGGTGCCAGATTCATTTAGTCATCTTGTTTCCGATATGAAGAACAACCAGTATGACGCAAGGACCTTTGCTTTCGTGTTAAGGGCAATG ATGGAGAAATTTGAAAGGGACCTTAGGGAGTCAAGATTTTCAGAGCTGATGAACAAACACTTTGCGGCAAGTTCCATTCCTAAAGGGATCCACTGTCTGTCTCTGCGTTTGACTGATGAATATTCCTCCAATGCCCATGCACGCAAACAATTGCCTCCTCCGGAATTACTCCCTTTGCTCTCTAACAATTCTTATCACCACTTTATTCTGTCTACTGATAACATTTTGGCTGCTTCTGTTGTTGTCACTTCTACTGTCCAGTCCTCTCTAAAACCTGAAAAAATTGTCTTCCATGTCATCACTGACAAGAAAACTTATGCGGGTATGCACTCATGGTTTGCATTAAATCCCGTCTCCCCAGCTATTGTTGAAGTGAAAGGCGTTCACCAGTTTGACTGGTTAACAAGAGAAAATGTTCCAGTACTTGAAGCTGTAGAGAACCAAAATGGAATTAGGGATTACTACCATGGGAATCATATTGCAGGGGCCAATCTTAGTGATACAACTCCACGGAGATTTGCTTCAAAATTGCAAGCTAGAAGTCCAAAGTATATATCCTTGCTGAATCATCTCCGCATTTATATACCTGAG CTCTTTCCAAACCTCGACAAGGTGGTCTTTTTAGATGATGATGTCGTGATTCAGCGTGATTTATCTCCACTTTGGGAAATTAACCTTGGGGGAAAGATTAATGGAGCTGTCGAAACTTGTAAAGGTGACGATGAATGGGTAATGTCTAAGCATTTCAGGAACTATTTCAACTTTTCCCATCCCCTCATAGCAAAGCATTTGGACCCTGATGAATGTGCATGGGCTTATGGGATGAATATTTTTGATCTCCGTGCCTGGAGGAAGACAAAGATAAGGGAAACATATCATTCTTGGCTGAAAGAG AATCTGAAGTCAAACTTGACAATGTGGAAGCTTGGAACCTTACCACCAGCTTTGATTGCATTTAAAGGTCATCTTCATCCAATTGATCAATCGTGGCACATGCTCGGCTTGGGCTATCAGAGCAACACCAACATTGAGAGTGTGAAAAAGGCTGCAGTTATTCACTACAATGGCCAGTCAAAACCATGGTTGCAGATTGGCTTTGAGCATCTCCGGCCATTTTGGACCAAGTATGTCAATTACTCCAATGATTTTATAAGGAACTGTCACATA
- the LOC115975580 gene encoding probable galacturonosyltransferase 14 isoform X1: MQLHFSPSMRSITISSSSSNGFIDLMKIKVAARHISYRTLFHTILILAFLLPFVFILTAVVTLEGVNKCSSFDCLGRRLGPRFLGRGDDSGQRQVRDLYKILHQVNTEEIPHGLKVPDSFSHLVSDMKNNQYDARTFAFVLRAMMEKFERDLRESRFSELMNKHFAASSIPKGIHCLSLRLTDEYSSNAHARKQLPPPELLPLLSNNSYHHFILSTDNILAASVVVTSTVQSSLKPEKIVFHVITDKKTYAGMHSWFALNPVSPAIVEVKGVHQFDWLTRENVPVLEAVENQNGIRDYYHGNHIAGANLSDTTPRRFASKLQARSPKYISLLNHLRIYIPELFPNLDKVVFLDDDVVIQRDLSPLWEINLGGKINGAVETCKGDDEWVMSKHFRNYFNFSHPLIAKHLDPDECAWAYGMNIFDLRAWRKTKIRETYHSWLKENLKSNLTMWKLGTLPPALIAFKGHLHPIDQSWHMLGLGYQSNTNIESVKKAAVIHYNGQSKPWLQIGFEHLRPFWTKYVNYSNDFIRNCHILES; encoded by the exons ATGCAGCTTCACTTCTCGCCCAGCATGAGAAGCATAACTATCTCTAGCAGCAGCAGCAATGGGTTTATTGACTTGATGAAGATCAAGGTCGCAGCTCGCCATATCTCTTATAGGACTCTCTTCCATACCATTCTAATCCTTGCTTTCTTGTTGCCCTTTGTCTTCATTCTCACTGCTGTTGTTACCCTTGAAGGTGTCAACAAGTGCTCCTCATTTG ATTGTTTAGGTAGGCGGTTAGGACCAAGGTTTCTTGGTAGGGGTGATGATTCAGGG CAGAGACAGGTTAGAGACTTGTACAAGATTCTTCACCAGGTGAACACTGAGGAAATCCCACATGGTCTAAAGGTGCCAGATTCATTTAGTCATCTTGTTTCCGATATGAAGAACAACCAGTATGACGCAAGGACCTTTGCTTTCGTGTTAAGGGCAATG ATGGAGAAATTTGAAAGGGACCTTAGGGAGTCAAGATTTTCAGAGCTGATGAACAAACACTTTGCGGCAAGTTCCATTCCTAAAGGGATCCACTGTCTGTCTCTGCGTTTGACTGATGAATATTCCTCCAATGCCCATGCACGCAAACAATTGCCTCCTCCGGAATTACTCCCTTTGCTCTCTAACAATTCTTATCACCACTTTATTCTGTCTACTGATAACATTTTGGCTGCTTCTGTTGTTGTCACTTCTACTGTCCAGTCCTCTCTAAAACCTGAAAAAATTGTCTTCCATGTCATCACTGACAAGAAAACTTATGCGGGTATGCACTCATGGTTTGCATTAAATCCCGTCTCCCCAGCTATTGTTGAAGTGAAAGGCGTTCACCAGTTTGACTGGTTAACAAGAGAAAATGTTCCAGTACTTGAAGCTGTAGAGAACCAAAATGGAATTAGGGATTACTACCATGGGAATCATATTGCAGGGGCCAATCTTAGTGATACAACTCCACGGAGATTTGCTTCAAAATTGCAAGCTAGAAGTCCAAAGTATATATCCTTGCTGAATCATCTCCGCATTTATATACCTGAG CTCTTTCCAAACCTCGACAAGGTGGTCTTTTTAGATGATGATGTCGTGATTCAGCGTGATTTATCTCCACTTTGGGAAATTAACCTTGGGGGAAAGATTAATGGAGCTGTCGAAACTTGTAAAGGTGACGATGAATGGGTAATGTCTAAGCATTTCAGGAACTATTTCAACTTTTCCCATCCCCTCATAGCAAAGCATTTGGACCCTGATGAATGTGCATGGGCTTATGGGATGAATATTTTTGATCTCCGTGCCTGGAGGAAGACAAAGATAAGGGAAACATATCATTCTTGGCTGAAAGAG AATCTGAAGTCAAACTTGACAATGTGGAAGCTTGGAACCTTACCACCAGCTTTGATTGCATTTAAAGGTCATCTTCATCCAATTGATCAATCGTGGCACATGCTCGGCTTGGGCTATCAGAGCAACACCAACATTGAGAGTGTGAAAAAGGCTGCAGTTATTCACTACAATGGCCAGTCAAAACCATGGTTGCAGATTGGCTTTGAGCATCTCCGGCCATTTTGGACCAAGTATGTCAATTACTCCAATGATTTTATAAGGAACTGTCACATA